A stretch of the Metopolophium dirhodum isolate CAU chromosome 8, ASM1992520v1, whole genome shotgun sequence genome encodes the following:
- the LOC132949896 gene encoding E3 SUMO-protein ligase KIAA1586-like gives MLSCILQSRKTTLMRAQSEINRTIRILESLKAEPGEKEKEIIEAIQKGINKGVNITMTKSGGINRLQFLQNLVDRMRQRLFDDSKNKTMLEDIQVIDEVFKVATNDAKGEDEVKRVSRTLGFSEFESVVDFRSRNVFSSFMKALNILPTSTADCERGFSDMNLTITDLRTRLNIENVSDLMFISINGPSVADFNPRPYIKIWLRDHRSAVSTPRGKERKEIDDENKMQKLFFNNLFN, from the exons ATGTTATCTTGTATATTACAGTCCAGAAAAACAACTCTAATGCGTGCCCAGTCGGAGATAAATAGAACGATTAGAATTTTAGAAAGTCTGAAAGCTGAACCTGGGGAAAAAGAAAAGGAAATTATAGAAGCTATTCAGAAAGGAATTAACAAAGGTGTCAATATTACAATGACAAAATCAGGAGGGATTAACAGGTTAcaatttttgcaaaatttagTAGACAGAATGCGTCAACGCTTATTTGAtgactcaaaaaataaaacaatgctaGAAGACATTCag gtaattgaTGAAGTGTTCAAAGTAGCAACTAATGATGCAAAGGGAGAAGATGAAGTTAAAAGAGTATCACGGACATTAGGTTTTTCTGAATTTGAAAGTGTAGTTGACTTCCGTTCAAGAAATGTTTTTTCTAGTTTCATGAAAGCATTAAATATACTCCCAACTTCAACAGCTGATTGTGAACGAGGGTTTTCCGATATGAATTTGACAATAACTGATTTAAGGACTagattaaacattgaaaatgtgTCAGATTTGATGTTCATCTCTATCAATGGCCCTTCAGTTGCAGATTTTAATCCTAgaccttatattaaaatttggttAAGAGATCACCGTTCTGCCGTTTCCACTCCTAGAGGTAAAGAAAGAAAAGAAATAGACGACGAAAATAAGAtgcagaaattattttttaacaatttatttaattaa